One window of the Acidimicrobiia bacterium genome contains the following:
- a CDS encoding FAD-binding oxidoreductase, with protein sequence MKVDVVIIGGGIAGLSCAAFLDPAMDTVLLEAEATLGYHATGRSAALYTECYGNATISKLTQASSRYFAEHELTTCRGLLFVAKPNDEPALDDLAIEYEPAVPDLLRMTPHAVEEMCPLFPAALVSGGLYEAGAKDIDVDALQTSFVRAARNLGVSILTTAPVHGLEFTGDLWRITTDDGEYTTPIVVNAAGAWGDRIASMGGVEPLGLRPLLRSVFTFDPGSDPQPWPMVVDAHENWYLKPTGPLLLGSAASELPSEPRDARADELDIALGIEKVSAATAAPIRSIKNTWAGLRTFAPDRTPAVGYDPHHRGFFWLVGQGGYGIMTSPALGALAASLIADSMPPAALTEIGFTPSELDPARLRSHQGLDSP encoded by the coding sequence ATGAAGGTCGATGTCGTGATCATCGGTGGCGGGATCGCTGGGCTGTCCTGTGCAGCATTCCTCGATCCGGCGATGGATACCGTACTCCTCGAAGCCGAGGCGACGCTCGGCTATCACGCGACGGGACGGTCAGCAGCTCTCTACACGGAGTGCTACGGCAACGCGACCATCTCGAAGTTGACGCAGGCATCGTCCCGCTACTTCGCCGAGCACGAACTCACGACCTGCCGCGGGCTCCTCTTCGTTGCCAAACCCAACGATGAACCAGCCCTCGATGATCTCGCCATCGAATACGAACCAGCAGTTCCCGACTTGCTTCGAATGACGCCACACGCTGTCGAAGAGATGTGCCCGCTGTTCCCCGCCGCCCTCGTGTCGGGGGGTCTCTATGAGGCCGGAGCCAAAGATATTGATGTTGATGCGCTCCAGACATCCTTCGTCCGCGCGGCGCGAAACCTTGGCGTGTCCATCCTGACGACGGCTCCCGTCCATGGGCTCGAATTCACTGGCGACCTGTGGAGAATCACGACAGACGACGGCGAGTACACGACTCCAATCGTGGTCAATGCGGCAGGGGCCTGGGGCGACCGTATCGCCTCCATGGGGGGTGTCGAACCGCTCGGCTTGCGCCCGCTCCTGCGAAGCGTGTTCACATTCGACCCGGGCTCCGACCCACAGCCATGGCCGATGGTGGTGGACGCCCACGAGAACTGGTACCTGAAACCCACCGGACCGCTCCTGCTCGGCTCAGCTGCAAGCGAACTCCCGAGCGAACCACGGGACGCACGAGCGGACGAACTCGACATCGCACTCGGCATCGAGAAGGTTTCGGCGGCCACGGCGGCCCCGATTCGGTCGATCAAGAACACCTGGGCGGGTCTTCGGACCTTCGCACCCGACCGAACGCCTGCTGTTGGATACGATCCGCATCATCGGGGGTTCTTCTGGCTCGTGGGACAGGGCGGCTATGGCATCATGACGAGTCCGGCACTCGGCGCCCTCGCCGCGTCGCTCATTGCCGACTCGATGCCACCAGCAGCACTCACCGAGATCGGGTTCACTCCATCCGAGCTCGATCCAGCGCGTCTTCGCTCGCACCAGGGACTCGACTCGCCCTGA
- a CDS encoding single-stranded DNA-binding protein, which yields MDLNLAILSGHLAATPEHRSFSSGSSLLRFLVTIRSTTPRRRVDVIPVTWWDPDPEAVAGAYESGQPIWVCGSVQRRFWSTDDGRRSRIEIIAHDVQFRRDELITAENDSSAA from the coding sequence GTGGATCTCAACCTCGCAATCCTCAGTGGCCATCTGGCTGCAACCCCGGAGCACCGGTCCTTCAGCTCGGGATCGAGCCTTCTCCGGTTCCTCGTCACCATTCGATCAACAACACCCCGCCGGCGCGTCGATGTGATTCCCGTTACATGGTGGGATCCCGATCCCGAGGCCGTTGCCGGTGCATACGAATCCGGACAACCGATCTGGGTGTGCGGTTCGGTGCAACGCAGGTTCTGGTCAACAGATGACGGACGGCGGAGCCGGATCGAGATCATCGCTCACGATGTCCAGTTTCGTCGCGATGAGCTGATCACGGCCGAGAACGACTCGTCGGCGGCGTGA
- a CDS encoding SURF1 family protein: MSQRFDRTVLGRPRWIAATAVALAVAAACVLLGLWQLDRLAERRDRNATIAARSVEEARPLAALRSEFNDDPDRLAYRHAFATGTYDTDLEFFSVGRVYGDTAGTLVATPMRLADKSVLIVVRGLVPNGTPGPPAAGYEPRATPTRIEGRLMAGEAPSRIGEPAPEGGHLSALSRLDLDYVDQWVDGEVVPFMLLLDDQDPKPANTPLPLPDGDLTDGRHLGYAVQWFAFAAIAVMGLVALLFRASRVPGASEDALDRARME; this comes from the coding sequence GTGAGTCAACGGTTCGACCGAACAGTCTTGGGACGGCCTCGGTGGATCGCGGCGACGGCCGTGGCGCTGGCCGTTGCAGCGGCCTGCGTGCTGCTTGGTTTGTGGCAGTTGGACAGGCTTGCCGAGCGACGGGATCGGAACGCGACCATCGCCGCCCGGTCGGTCGAGGAAGCTCGACCGCTTGCGGCGCTTCGGTCGGAGTTCAACGATGATCCTGATCGGCTCGCCTACCGCCATGCCTTCGCGACGGGCACCTACGACACCGACCTCGAGTTCTTCTCCGTCGGGAGGGTCTACGGAGACACCGCTGGGACGCTCGTGGCGACCCCGATGCGGCTTGCCGACAAGTCCGTTCTCATCGTCGTGCGTGGCCTCGTCCCCAACGGAACACCGGGCCCTCCCGCCGCGGGATACGAACCGCGCGCGACCCCGACCCGTATCGAAGGGCGTCTCATGGCGGGGGAGGCCCCATCGAGAATCGGCGAACCCGCGCCTGAGGGGGGCCACCTGTCCGCTCTCAGCAGGCTCGACTTGGACTATGTCGACCAATGGGTCGACGGTGAGGTGGTTCCGTTCATGCTCCTGCTCGATGACCAAGACCCAAAGCCCGCCAACACGCCGCTACCTCTCCCCGATGGCGACCTCACCGACGGAAGGCATCTCGGTTACGCTGTGCAATGGTTCGCTTTTGCGGCCATTGCGGTGATGGGTCTTGTGGCACTGCTGTTCAGGGCGAGTCGAGTCCCTGGTGCGAGCGAAGACGCGCTGGATCGAGCTCGGATGGAGTGA
- a CDS encoding GNAT family protein: MSDDTVGNDRSADTLTTAIDGVVLRRYHADMVDALVAAADFEEISTYMGDGFPYPYTRDDAEAWIAVATADDPPIQYSIWVDGELAGGLGAFAGTDERTGTYEIGWWLTPARWGHGITSAAARRLVDELFEQRDVMRVWAPIMHPNAASARVAEHAGLLREGISFGAYLKRGVRYDQIHYGLTRPQWQVSR; encoded by the coding sequence ATGTCTGACGATACGGTTGGCAACGACCGCTCTGCTGACACGCTCACGACCGCCATTGACGGCGTTGTGCTTCGTCGCTATCACGCAGACATGGTCGATGCGCTCGTTGCCGCAGCGGACTTCGAGGAGATCTCCACCTACATGGGGGACGGTTTCCCGTATCCGTACACCCGCGATGATGCGGAGGCCTGGATCGCTGTCGCCACTGCGGACGACCCACCGATTCAATACTCGATCTGGGTCGATGGCGAGCTCGCTGGTGGTCTCGGCGCGTTTGCGGGGACCGACGAGCGGACCGGAACATACGAGATCGGCTGGTGGTTGACGCCCGCGCGGTGGGGCCACGGCATCACTTCGGCGGCTGCGCGACGACTCGTCGACGAACTGTTCGAACAGCGCGATGTGATGCGCGTCTGGGCACCGATCATGCATCCGAACGCCGCTTCCGCCAGGGTGGCCGAGCATGCTGGGCTGCTCCGAGAAGGAATCTCGTTCGGCGCGTACCTCAAACGGGGTGTCCGGTACGACCAGATCCACTACGGGCTCACCCGTCCGCAATGGCAGGTGTCCCGCTGA
- the efeU gene encoding iron uptake transporter permease EfeU, producing the protein MLTTFVIGLREGLEAALIVGIVAAFLVRNGDRRAIRAMWVGVGLAVAACLGVAFALNVAGQRLPLTARAAFEGILALVAVAGVTYMLVWMRQHGSELHADLEAKAHHALARKSMFALVALAFLAVIREGIETAVFLFAILDGSSRVTEGIIGALLGIGAACALGYGIYRGGARIDLGRFFRVTGVVLVFVAAGLVAYAVHEFAELGWITWGQSPAVDLTSLIGPGTVQASLATAFLGLQPVPTYAEVFAWLAFAIPMTWYVLRPIGQRVPVSVN; encoded by the coding sequence GTGCTAACCACATTTGTGATCGGACTCCGTGAGGGCCTCGAGGCAGCCCTCATCGTCGGTATCGTCGCAGCGTTCCTGGTCCGCAACGGCGACCGGCGGGCAATCCGGGCCATGTGGGTGGGCGTAGGACTCGCAGTTGCAGCGTGTCTCGGCGTCGCTTTTGCACTGAATGTCGCAGGCCAGCGTCTCCCGCTGACGGCAAGGGCCGCCTTCGAAGGGATCCTGGCCCTTGTGGCAGTCGCTGGAGTCACCTACATGCTCGTGTGGATGCGTCAACACGGATCCGAGCTCCACGCCGACCTCGAGGCGAAGGCGCATCACGCTCTCGCACGGAAGTCCATGTTTGCCCTCGTAGCGCTCGCCTTCCTTGCCGTCATCCGGGAAGGCATCGAAACAGCCGTCTTCCTGTTTGCGATCCTCGACGGCAGTTCCCGGGTCACTGAGGGCATCATCGGCGCTCTCCTCGGCATCGGGGCAGCGTGTGCCCTTGGATACGGCATCTATCGAGGCGGCGCACGAATTGACCTCGGTCGCTTCTTCCGAGTGACCGGCGTCGTGTTGGTGTTTGTCGCGGCTGGACTGGTCGCGTACGCGGTTCACGAGTTCGCGGAGCTCGGCTGGATCACCTGGGGCCAATCCCCCGCCGTTGACCTCACCTCACTGATCGGGCCGGGCACGGTTCAAGCAAGCCTTGCGACCGCATTCCTCGGTCTCCAACCCGTTCCCACATACGCGGAGGTCTTCGCATGGTTGGCCTTCGCCATTCCGATGACCTGGTATGTGTTGCGGCCGATCGGTCAGCGCGTTCCTGTCTCTGTCAACTGA
- a CDS encoding di-heme oxidoredictase family protein translates to MSDKDRVRNGRFGWKASSPTPPDQTAHALHQDLGVTSSLRP, encoded by the coding sequence ATGTCGGACAAGGATCGGGTCCGAAACGGACGCTTCGGGTGGAAGGCATCATCGCCCACCCCTCCCGATCAGACTGCTCATGCACTTCACCAAGATCTTGGCGTCACCTCCTCGCTGCGTCCTTAG
- a CDS encoding cupredoxin domain-containing protein translates to MRYLAVLLAVAALAIAGCSGDEGTVIDTTLRNDAIELSQLTVDTGAVTFAVTNEGDKVHEIEVFAGSNTDLPVDKEVADVSGLRLVDEIEDILPGGNVRLTLDLPPGDYVIICNLPGHYQMGMVAKLVVAG, encoded by the coding sequence ATGCGATACCTTGCCGTCCTGCTCGCCGTGGCCGCCCTTGCCATCGCCGGGTGTTCCGGAGATGAGGGAACCGTTATCGACACCACGCTGCGGAACGACGCGATCGAGCTGTCACAGCTGACCGTCGACACGGGAGCGGTCACCTTTGCGGTCACCAATGAAGGCGACAAGGTCCACGAAATCGAGGTGTTCGCCGGGAGCAACACCGACCTTCCGGTCGACAAGGAAGTCGCCGATGTCTCCGGACTCAGGCTGGTCGATGAGATCGAGGACATCCTCCCCGGGGGCAATGTTCGGCTCACACTCGACCTCCCGCCCGGTGACTATGTGATCATCTGCAACCTCCCCGGCCACTACCAGATGGGTATGGTCGCCAAACTGGTTGTCGCCGGGTAG
- a CDS encoding gamma-glutamyltransferase, translating into MPRTLIAAASDVAAAAGKAVADDGGNAVDAAIAATVASMTTELGIVSPGAGAFITIWPADHEPVVIDAYAEMPGRGRPSALEPDTRTVSMQYGGGMETVVGWGSVATPGAFAGFDRASSLFGTAPWSELLEPSVELARSGFAVTEASAYYLSYSHEVVYGWDAEAADLYHRTDGAPVEAGDIVTNPDLADTLEALGTEHTGLLYGGELGAALVQACTERGGLLTARDLIEYEAIERAPARIDLHRWDVATNAPPAVGGITVAALVALIERLGITGWTARDVANYAAAQHAVFSFRRADLDGDKDRITAAATLHAMATEGNLAAMHRSPSTVHVSTVDATGMGCAITSSAGYGSGAVIPGTGFGLNNSLGEIELISEGLHALEPGQRLLSNMAPTVARSPAGETLAIGSPGADRITSAIVSVLLNHIVCGMDLEAAVAAPRIHAEWFEGVPTLAVEPGVDTSLVEDLAIRTLQPLAMYFGGVQAASIDPDGTMHGAADPRRTGAVAAGGAEHV; encoded by the coding sequence ATGCCTCGCACCCTCATCGCAGCCGCATCCGATGTGGCCGCAGCGGCAGGCAAGGCCGTGGCGGACGATGGTGGCAACGCCGTAGACGCAGCCATCGCTGCGACGGTGGCCTCCATGACAACCGAACTCGGCATCGTGTCACCCGGTGCGGGGGCCTTCATTACGATCTGGCCGGCAGATCACGAGCCGGTAGTCATCGACGCCTACGCAGAGATGCCGGGTCGGGGGAGACCGAGTGCACTGGAACCCGACACACGAACGGTGTCGATGCAGTATGGCGGGGGCATGGAGACCGTCGTGGGGTGGGGAAGTGTGGCGACGCCCGGAGCATTCGCCGGATTCGACCGTGCGTCCAGTCTCTTCGGAACAGCGCCGTGGTCAGAGCTCTTGGAACCATCGGTCGAACTCGCACGCAGCGGTTTCGCCGTCACCGAGGCGAGCGCGTATTATCTCTCCTACTCACACGAGGTCGTCTACGGATGGGACGCCGAGGCCGCCGATCTGTATCACCGAACCGATGGAGCCCCTGTCGAAGCGGGCGATATCGTCACCAATCCTGACCTTGCCGACACCCTCGAGGCGCTCGGCACGGAACACACGGGGCTCCTGTACGGGGGTGAACTCGGGGCGGCGCTGGTGCAAGCGTGCACCGAGCGAGGTGGCCTCCTCACCGCCCGCGACCTCATCGAATACGAAGCGATCGAACGGGCGCCTGCGAGGATCGACCTGCACCGATGGGATGTCGCGACGAACGCTCCACCAGCTGTGGGAGGCATCACCGTTGCTGCCCTCGTCGCGTTGATCGAACGCCTCGGCATCACGGGCTGGACGGCACGCGATGTCGCGAACTACGCCGCAGCACAACACGCGGTCTTCTCGTTTCGCCGTGCGGACCTCGACGGAGATAAGGACCGCATCACAGCGGCGGCCACCCTCCATGCGATGGCGACGGAAGGCAACCTGGCCGCCATGCACCGATCGCCATCAACAGTGCATGTCTCAACCGTTGATGCAACCGGCATGGGCTGCGCCATCACCAGCTCGGCGGGATACGGGTCCGGGGCCGTCATTCCCGGTACAGGTTTCGGGCTCAACAACTCCCTCGGGGAGATCGAGCTCATCTCTGAAGGGCTGCATGCCCTTGAGCCCGGTCAACGACTCCTTTCCAACATGGCGCCGACGGTCGCCCGTAGCCCTGCCGGGGAGACGCTCGCTATCGGTTCGCCCGGAGCAGACCGTATCACCTCTGCCATCGTGAGCGTTCTGTTGAACCACATTGTGTGTGGCATGGATCTTGAGGCCGCAGTCGCCGCGCCCCGAATCCACGCTGAGTGGTTCGAAGGGGTCCCGACGCTGGCCGTCGAGCCCGGCGTTGACACCTCACTCGTTGAGGATCTCGCGATCAGAACCCTGCAGCCCCTCGCGATGTACTTCGGAGGAGTGCAGGCCGCGTCGATCGATCCTGACGGCACGATGCACGGTGCAGCCGATCCACGACGCACCGGTGCTGTCGCAGCCGGTGGGGCTGAACATGTCTGA